One genomic window of Chitinophagaceae bacterium includes the following:
- a CDS encoding alpha/beta hydrolase has translation MNAKMIYNNDITFKAVNVLLQGTLAVPENAKGIVLFCHGINSSRHSPRNTHLARVFNNHGLATLLVSLEKVEEDLFLKGSNLTELAERVTDVTQTLMNINPTKKLPVVYFGSGTGAAVALVASLGLKEIVKTIVCRDASPESAVELLAQVKTPVLFICAQKDKEGIAINEMAKGYLKSKCELKVIENASYLFEEEGKLDEVAQLSIAWYKQYLIPLQEASSDPSLLNLHAVG, from the coding sequence ATGAATGCTAAAATGATTTATAATAATGACATCACCTTCAAGGCAGTAAATGTGCTTCTTCAAGGTACACTTGCAGTTCCCGAAAATGCTAAAGGCATCGTACTATTTTGTCATGGTATTAACAGCAGCAGGCACAGTCCGCGCAATACTCACCTTGCACGTGTTTTTAATAATCACGGATTAGCAACATTGCTGGTGAGTCTGGAGAAAGTGGAAGAAGATCTTTTTTTGAAAGGAAGCAACCTTACTGAACTCGCGGAGCGTGTAACCGACGTCACCCAGACACTGATGAATATCAACCCTACAAAAAAATTACCTGTTGTCTACTTCGGTTCCGGAACAGGTGCTGCAGTAGCTTTGGTTGCCTCTCTGGGGCTTAAAGAAATCGTGAAGACAATTGTTTGCCGGGATGCAAGCCCTGAGTCAGCCGTGGAATTACTGGCGCAGGTTAAAACTCCTGTGCTGTTTATCTGCGCACAAAAGGATAAAGAAGGTATTGCAATTAATGAAATGGCAAAAGGTTATCTGAAATCAAAATGCGAATTGAAAGTGATTGAAAATGCGTCTTATCTTTTTGAAGAAGAAGGAAAACTGGATGAAGTTGCTCAACTTTCTATAGCATGGTATAAACAGTATTTAATTCCGCTACAAGAAGCTTCCTCCGATCCCTCACTCCTGAACCTGCATGCGGTTGGTTAG
- the trxA gene encoding thioredoxin, with protein MKSFNELINSGKPVVVDFFADWCGPCKAMVPILNDVKATVKESAIIIKIDVDKAQSLASEYGIRAIPTLLIIKDGKEVWRHSGVCQPEVLKKKIMNLV; from the coding sequence ATGAAATCCTTTAATGAATTGATAAATTCCGGCAAGCCGGTTGTTGTTGACTTTTTCGCTGATTGGTGCGGTCCTTGTAAAGCAATGGTTCCGATCCTCAACGATGTAAAGGCAACCGTAAAAGAAAGTGCGATCATCATCAAAATTGATGTAGATAAAGCACAGTCCCTTGCATCGGAATATGGCATAAGAGCCATTCCCACCTTACTGATTATTAAAGACGGAAAAGAAGTTTGGCGTCATTCCGGTGTCTGTCAACCTGAAGTTTTGAAGAAAAAAATTATGAACCTCGTTTAA
- a CDS encoding universal stress protein translates to MKKILAVFDGVNYSDQTASFGIELAQKTDSLLVGVFLHDLSYSRFVYAYAWDIPTQYYYGFQEIEKEDNVKITENMKVFTRQCEEKRVKHKIHLDSGVPLQELLKESAFTDLLLIDNKTSFMRIGDRSPSLFLKDLLAESKCPVLILPDEKPSINRVVIAYDGSDSSVFAMKMYSYLFPQWNDIPTNVVTVNHSTSNHVPKNRDIKDLASEHFKNLTFTVLNGEPEEELKKFLKKDGNDVLVVLGAYGRSALSRMFHSSISNRILTEVKVPLFIAHQ, encoded by the coding sequence ATGAAAAAGATCCTCGCTGTGTTTGACGGAGTGAACTATTCCGATCAGACTGCAAGTTTTGGAATTGAGCTGGCTCAAAAAACAGATTCTTTGCTGGTTGGGGTTTTCCTTCACGATCTCTCCTATTCCCGATTTGTTTATGCTTATGCCTGGGACATACCTACTCAATACTACTATGGGTTCCAGGAAATTGAAAAGGAAGACAATGTTAAGATCACCGAGAATATGAAAGTGTTCACAAGACAATGCGAGGAAAAACGTGTCAAACATAAAATCCATCTTGACAGTGGCGTTCCCCTTCAGGAATTGCTCAAAGAAAGTGCCTTCACTGATTTATTGTTAATAGATAACAAAACCAGTTTTATGCGGATCGGCGATAGGTCGCCGAGTTTATTTCTTAAAGATTTACTGGCGGAATCGAAGTGCCCTGTACTGATTCTTCCTGATGAGAAACCTTCTATCAACCGCGTGGTGATTGCCTATGACGGGAGCGACTCCAGTGTATTCGCTATGAAGATGTACAGCTATTTATTTCCACAGTGGAACGATATACCCACCAATGTTGTAACCGTAAATCATTCTACTTCCAACCATGTTCCCAAGAACAGAGATATTAAGGACCTTGCAAGTGAGCATTTCAAAAACCTGACATTCACAGTACTGAATGGTGAGCCGGAAGAAGAGCTAAAAAAATTTCTGAAGAAAGATGGCAATGATGTATTGGTTGTGCTGGGAGCTTACGGCAGAAGTGCCTTATCAAGAATGTTTCATTCCAGCATTTCCAATCGGATTTTGACAGAAGTGAAAGTTCCACTGTTTATTGCGCATCAATAA
- a CDS encoding M1 family metallopeptidase translates to MKPLCLFAFSTLLLLMIENCLAQKMALPIPRNVQPAYESGTRSMDGKPGSHYWQNRGNYTMKINFDPATRLLSGTETIVYYNNSPDTLHQIVIHLYPNLFKKGMQRNYPFDEADENEGVTIESLVMGTEKFATLTDKRIHFSGTNMKVTPEESVKPGKSITMQISWHYTVNKGSHIRTGMVDASSYFLAYTFPRIAVYDDIDGWDDWDYIGLQEFYNDFGNFDAEITVPGGFVVWATGLLQNPKDVFAPRIYNRYQTAQTSDKIIGIIDSTDYDAEPVTAAGAQLSWKFSAEEVTDFAFAISDHYLWQGSSLMVDAATGRRVFVDAAYDKNAVDFFEVADVARKCVDIMSKSYPAVPFPFPHITIFQGLDQMEYPMMVNDNVSDTRMDMVQLTSHEIFHSYFPFYMGTNETKYAWMDEGWATIGESVISPMLGEPEDDGIYMRRRYENVAGTDIEVPLITNTKLTSGITYTTNAYGKPGIFYWTLQNLLGDTVFFKALHEYMSRWHGKHPTPYDFFYSINNASEQDLNWFFIPWFMQSAYPDLALKKVQLEKGKKTSSETWNIIVSNTGALPVPVHLEFVLENDSVIRKDFTAIVWKEGNRDYNVQQALPGKLKYIRMGNEFIPDVNKKDNLWRLR, encoded by the coding sequence ATGAAACCTTTATGCCTATTTGCTTTCAGCACATTGCTGCTACTCATGATAGAGAATTGTCTTGCACAGAAAATGGCATTACCTATACCCCGTAATGTACAACCGGCTTATGAATCCGGAACACGTTCCATGGATGGAAAACCAGGATCTCATTACTGGCAAAACAGAGGTAATTACACAATGAAAATTAATTTTGATCCTGCCACGCGTTTATTAAGCGGTACGGAAACAATCGTTTATTACAATAACAGTCCTGATACCCTTCATCAGATTGTGATTCACCTATACCCTAATCTTTTTAAGAAAGGAATGCAAAGAAATTATCCGTTTGATGAAGCAGACGAAAATGAAGGCGTGACCATTGAAAGCCTTGTAATGGGAACAGAAAAATTTGCTACCCTTACAGATAAACGCATACATTTCAGCGGGACGAATATGAAAGTTACACCGGAAGAATCAGTGAAACCCGGCAAGAGCATAACCATGCAGATCTCCTGGCATTACACTGTCAACAAAGGCTCGCATATCAGAACGGGAATGGTCGACGCGTCTTCTTACTTTCTCGCATATACTTTTCCAAGAATTGCTGTGTATGATGATATTGATGGTTGGGACGACTGGGATTATATTGGCCTTCAGGAATTTTACAATGACTTTGGAAATTTTGATGCTGAAATTACTGTTCCGGGAGGCTTTGTTGTCTGGGCAACAGGCTTGCTTCAAAATCCGAAAGATGTTTTCGCTCCCCGTATTTACAATCGTTACCAAACGGCACAGACATCTGATAAGATCATCGGCATCATTGACAGTACAGATTATGATGCGGAACCGGTTACTGCTGCAGGTGCGCAGCTTTCCTGGAAATTTTCTGCGGAAGAAGTGACTGACTTTGCTTTTGCAATCAGTGATCATTACCTCTGGCAGGGGAGTTCATTAATGGTGGATGCTGCTACAGGAAGAAGAGTTTTTGTTGATGCGGCATATGATAAAAACGCGGTTGATTTTTTTGAAGTAGCGGATGTTGCGCGTAAATGTGTCGACATTATGAGCAAGTCGTATCCTGCCGTACCATTTCCATTTCCACATATCACGATATTCCAGGGACTTGATCAGATGGAATACCCGATGATGGTGAATGATAATGTTTCTGATACAAGGATGGACATGGTGCAACTTACCTCTCATGAAATATTTCATTCTTATTTCCCATTTTACATGGGTACCAACGAAACAAAATATGCATGGATGGATGAGGGTTGGGCCACTATCGGCGAATCTGTAATATCTCCTATGCTGGGCGAACCTGAAGACGATGGAATTTATATGAGAAGGCGGTATGAAAATGTTGCCGGAACAGATATCGAAGTTCCATTGATTACGAATACAAAGCTGACCAGTGGAATTACCTATACAACCAATGCATACGGCAAGCCCGGAATTTTTTACTGGACCTTGCAGAATTTACTGGGCGATACTGTTTTTTTTAAAGCGCTACATGAATACATGAGCCGCTGGCATGGAAAGCATCCTACGCCGTACGACTTTTTCTACTCCATTAATAATGCGAGTGAACAGGATTTGAATTGGTTTTTTATACCATGGTTTATGCAAAGCGCATATCCTGATTTGGCATTGAAAAAAGTACAGTTGGAGAAAGGCAAAAAAACAAGTTCAGAAACATGGAATATTATCGTAAGCAATACAGGTGCATTGCCTGTTCCTGTCCATCTTGAATTCGTTCTCGAAAATGATTCCGTGATCAGAAAAGATTTTACAGCGATAGTTTGGAAAGAAGGCAATCGTGATTATAATGTACAGCAAGCCCTGCCGGGAAAATTAAAATACATCCGGATGGGGAATGAATTTATTCCTGATGTTAACAAGAAGGATAATCTGTGGAGGCTCCGGTAA
- a CDS encoding 2-oxo acid dehydrogenase subunit E2 — protein sequence MAEVELIMPKMGESIMEATILKWLKNVGDSIAVDEPVLEIATDKVDSEVPSTHAGKLVKILFEVNDVVPVGKVIAIVETEGASTTAPSAVKTEVTRQPEKTIAPAIQQQESKPVSVEGRFYSPLVLNIARNEGISMPVLDTIAGTGEGGRVTKKDILQFVQQGGSKAASTPAAPIVEKPMVRQQEEVVTPVAVNVSGNVEIIEMDRMRKLIAEHMVMSKRTSAHVTSFVEADVTNLVLWRERVKKDFEKREGEKITFTPLFIEAVVKALKDYPLVNSSLNGTQIIRKKDINIGMAAALPSGNLIVPVIKNADTKNLVGLTKEVNDFAKRARAGQLKPNEIEGGTFTLTNVGTFGNLMGTPIINQPQVAIMATGAIKKKPAVLETSQGDVIAIRHMMFLSLSYDHRIVDGALGGSFLRKVADYLEAFDQKREY from the coding sequence ATGGCCGAAGTGGAACTGATAATGCCTAAAATGGGGGAAAGTATTATGGAAGCCACCATTTTAAAATGGTTGAAAAATGTTGGTGACAGCATAGCTGTTGATGAGCCGGTACTTGAAATTGCAACTGACAAAGTTGACTCGGAAGTGCCTTCTACGCATGCCGGTAAGCTTGTAAAAATTCTTTTCGAGGTAAATGATGTGGTGCCTGTTGGAAAAGTAATTGCTATTGTTGAAACAGAAGGTGCCAGCACAACTGCGCCTTCAGCCGTGAAAACCGAAGTAACCAGGCAGCCTGAAAAAACCATAGCTCCTGCTATTCAACAACAGGAATCAAAACCCGTTTCTGTCGAAGGAAGATTTTATTCTCCGCTTGTATTAAACATTGCACGTAATGAAGGAATCTCCATGCCGGTGCTTGATACTATTGCGGGAACAGGTGAAGGGGGCAGGGTTACAAAAAAAGATATTCTGCAGTTTGTACAACAGGGCGGTTCAAAAGCTGCCTCCACTCCTGCCGCGCCAATTGTTGAAAAACCAATGGTAAGGCAACAGGAAGAAGTTGTTACCCCTGTTGCTGTGAATGTTTCCGGCAATGTGGAAATTATTGAAATGGACCGCATGCGTAAACTGATTGCGGAACATATGGTAATGAGTAAACGCACTTCCGCGCATGTAACATCATTCGTGGAAGCGGATGTTACGAATCTTGTATTGTGGAGAGAAAGGGTGAAAAAAGATTTTGAAAAACGCGAAGGAGAAAAAATCACGTTTACGCCTCTTTTCATTGAAGCAGTGGTAAAAGCATTGAAGGATTATCCATTGGTGAATTCATCGTTGAACGGTACACAAATTATCCGTAAAAAGGACATCAATATCGGTATGGCGGCCGCATTGCCCAGCGGAAACCTGATTGTGCCGGTGATTAAGAATGCGGATACCAAGAACCTTGTCGGCTTAACCAAAGAAGTAAATGATTTTGCAAAGCGTGCACGTGCCGGTCAATTGAAACCTAATGAGATTGAAGGTGGCACTTTCACATTAACCAATGTTGGCACTTTTGGAAATTTAATGGGAACACCCATCATCAATCAACCGCAGGTAGCAATCATGGCAACCGGAGCCATCAAGAAAAAACCGGCTGTGCTGGAAACTTCGCAGGGCGATGTGATTGCGATTCGTCACATGATGTTTCTTTCACTGTCATACGATCACAGGATTGTTGATGGTGCCTTGGGTGGATCATTCCTCAGGAAAGTGGCAGATTACCTCGAGGCATTCGATCAGAAACGTGAATATTAA
- a CDS encoding competence/damage-inducible protein A — protein sequence MNATIITIGDELLIGQVVDTNSAWMGQELNSIGVYVIRRIAVGDDKKEIIAALNEAREISDLILITGGLGPTKDDITKHTLCQYFDSKLVFNEEIFEMVKAIFDRLSRPMLESNRSQAEVPDKCIPIKNLNGTAPGMWFNHDGKVFVSMPGVPWEMKLMMTNNVLPQIKTLFKTPFILHKTILTQGIGESFLAEKIRDIEDDFPAGFKLAYLPYLSSVRLRITARGEDEKYLQQTTEAFVKRLRDSIGEYIWGYDDDVLEEVIGKILLQQKATLSIAESCTGGLIAFRIVSVAGASDYFGGSIVSYSYEAKKKLLGVKEATLNTYGAVSKETVCEMATGVLEKMQTSYSIAVSGIAGPGGGTEEKPVGTVWIAVAGNNRVMAKKFFFPGNRQRNMEMSSINALSMLRKFMLGLLIDA from the coding sequence ATGAACGCAACCATCATTACCATTGGCGACGAACTCCTTATCGGACAAGTTGTAGATACGAACTCTGCGTGGATGGGCCAGGAACTGAATAGCATAGGAGTTTATGTGATCCGCAGAATTGCTGTGGGTGATGATAAAAAAGAAATCATAGCTGCTTTGAATGAAGCCCGTGAAATAAGTGACCTGATTCTGATAACAGGTGGACTTGGACCTACCAAAGATGATATTACCAAGCATACGCTGTGTCAATATTTCGACAGCAAGCTTGTTTTCAATGAAGAAATATTCGAAATGGTAAAAGCTATTTTCGATCGTCTTAGCCGGCCCATGCTGGAAAGTAACCGGAGCCAGGCAGAAGTGCCCGATAAGTGCATTCCTATAAAAAATCTTAATGGTACCGCGCCGGGAATGTGGTTTAATCATGATGGTAAAGTATTTGTTTCCATGCCCGGAGTTCCATGGGAAATGAAGCTCATGATGACCAATAATGTGCTACCTCAAATAAAAACACTTTTTAAAACACCCTTCATACTTCATAAAACAATACTGACGCAAGGTATTGGCGAATCATTCCTTGCTGAAAAAATACGGGATATCGAAGATGATTTCCCGGCAGGTTTTAAGCTGGCTTATCTTCCTTACCTGTCTTCTGTGAGGTTAAGAATAACAGCGCGTGGAGAAGACGAAAAATATCTTCAACAAACCACTGAAGCATTCGTGAAACGGCTTCGTGATAGCATTGGCGAATACATATGGGGTTATGATGATGACGTTCTTGAAGAAGTGATTGGAAAAATTCTGTTGCAACAAAAAGCCACGTTAAGCATAGCAGAAAGTTGCACCGGAGGATTGATTGCTTTCCGGATTGTGTCTGTTGCAGGGGCATCAGATTATTTCGGAGGCAGCATCGTGAGCTATTCTTATGAAGCCAAAAAAAAACTGCTGGGTGTTAAGGAAGCAACCCTCAATACTTATGGCGCCGTAAGTAAAGAAACAGTTTGCGAAATGGCCACTGGCGTGCTTGAAAAGATGCAGACAAGTTATTCTATCGCTGTATCCGGAATAGCAGGTCCGGGTGGTGGAACGGAGGAAAAACCAGTTGGCACTGTTTGGATTGCCGTAGCCGGAAATAACCGTGTAATGGCGAAAAAGTTCTTCTTTCCCGGTAATCGCCAGCGAAATATGGAGATGAGTTCTATTAATGCACTGAGTATGCTGAGGAAGTTTATGTTAGGGTTGTTGATTGATGCTTGA
- a CDS encoding DUF4197 domain-containing protein, with protein sequence MIKNSILALLTALIVNSGCAQVTHPATTPAAPQDTRPGSSTTAPDQSQPSSTNSNGIQGALSGLDSDHLVSGLKEALSLSAVNSSTILSATDGFFKNQAIKILMPPDVKMVETKLRSLGLGSEVDKALLSMNRAAEEAAKDAAPIFLDAIKGMSVNDAFGLIKGPNDAATQYLKKSTSAQLTEKFAPVIGKALDKTEATKYWSDVFGTYNKLPFVKPVDSDLKKYVTQKALDGLFYTMAQEEAKIRKDPAGTANSIIESVFGKH encoded by the coding sequence ATGATTAAAAATTCCATTCTTGCCCTGCTGACTGCATTGATTGTTAATTCAGGTTGTGCCCAGGTAACTCATCCTGCTACGACTCCTGCTGCTCCGCAAGATACGCGTCCCGGATCTTCTACTACAGCACCCGATCAATCGCAGCCCTCTTCAACAAATTCCAATGGGATACAAGGCGCATTGTCTGGACTTGATAGTGATCATTTGGTGTCAGGTTTAAAAGAAGCACTGAGCTTAAGTGCGGTGAACAGTTCAACGATTCTTTCGGCTACGGATGGATTTTTTAAAAACCAGGCTATAAAAATTTTAATGCCTCCTGATGTGAAAATGGTGGAAACGAAGCTGCGTTCCCTTGGATTGGGAAGTGAAGTAGACAAAGCATTGTTAAGTATGAACAGGGCAGCAGAAGAGGCAGCGAAAGATGCCGCACCCATTTTCCTGGATGCGATAAAAGGCATGTCGGTGAATGACGCATTTGGATTAATTAAAGGACCGAATGACGCGGCAACGCAATACTTAAAGAAATCAACGTCCGCGCAGCTTACTGAAAAGTTTGCTCCGGTAATTGGCAAAGCACTTGATAAAACAGAAGCAACAAAATATTGGTCTGATGTTTTTGGCACCTACAATAAACTGCCTTTCGTAAAACCCGTCGATTCAGATCTTAAAAAATATGTGACTCAAAAAGCGCTGGATGGTTTATTCTATACCATGGCGCAAGAGGAAGCTAAAATCAGGAAAGATCCTGCCGGCACCGCAAACAGTATAATTGAATCGGTTTTTGGAAAGCATTGA
- a CDS encoding LPS-assembly protein LptD: MPDTAIDLTPPDTIPPFSIVDSTGADSSLNSKVKESKDGLDGPVKYNARDTIWYDITNQRVYLLGDAQVQYKDITLTADSIIFDWKNSEVTAMGRKDSSGNLENRPTFSQGERKYDAREIHFNFKTNKGKISEILTQEDEGFVRSGVVKRLPNEVLFGKNNVYTTCNLDHPHFYIASSKIEVIPGKSIVSGPANLVVADVPTPLFLPFGIFPLNAKRKSGIIFPEYGEDQNRGFFLRNGGYYFGISDNVDLALTADIYSLGSWKAVAASRFNKRYKFNGDVRMTFANERIFSTEINDYTSNKQFNIAARYNQDGKAKPNSHFGATINFGTSGFNKLFASNTNFNYLNNTYQSSISYSQTIPYSPFNYTISANHSQSTLTHLVNVSLPTVAFNMNTIYPFRRQGGIGGERWYEKIGFSYNMNAQNQVSNADSLFFTPATFRNIQTGMRHNIPVSAPFQILKFVTVTPAFNYSEVWALQTTRQTWNPDSNMIAYDTIQGFATARDFNFSVSTSTRVYGIVNFRKGKVKAIRHVMTPSLGFSFHPDFSDPQWNTFKTVQYNTEGSTQRYSLFSDAIYSGPGQGKSGSINFSLGNTLEMKVFSKKDTVAQTKKVKLLDALNFGASYNLAADSLNLSVISITGRTKLFDKFDINFGSRFDPYIADSLGRRLNQFEWDVNNRLARLTNANLSIGTSFQSKKSTQQVLTEEQQDYISRSLNEYVSFDVPWNLNLSYSLFLQTVNSETGNDSLTFNQTLNISGGLNLTEKWKLTASTSYDFVNHQFPTASLGIYRDLHCWEMSIQWVPFGIRPSYSFVLRVKASVLQDLKLPKRSDWNEF; this comes from the coding sequence ATGCCTGACACGGCGATAGATTTGACCCCTCCGGATACCATTCCACCCTTTTCAATTGTGGATTCCACTGGTGCAGACAGTTCTTTAAATAGTAAAGTAAAAGAATCAAAAGATGGATTGGATGGCCCTGTAAAATATAATGCCAGAGATACTATCTGGTACGACATTACCAATCAACGGGTTTATCTTCTTGGCGATGCGCAAGTGCAATACAAAGACATCACACTTACTGCCGATTCGATCATTTTTGACTGGAAGAACAGTGAAGTGACTGCCATGGGACGAAAAGACAGCAGTGGAAATCTTGAAAACCGTCCCACATTTTCTCAGGGTGAGCGGAAATATGATGCGCGCGAAATTCATTTTAACTTCAAAACAAACAAAGGAAAAATAAGTGAGATACTGACCCAGGAAGATGAAGGATTTGTGAGAAGTGGCGTTGTAAAACGATTACCGAATGAAGTGTTGTTTGGAAAAAATAATGTATACACAACATGCAATCTCGATCATCCGCATTTCTACATTGCTTCTTCAAAAATTGAAGTTATTCCGGGAAAGTCCATCGTATCAGGTCCGGCAAACCTGGTAGTAGCCGATGTACCCACGCCTCTTTTTTTACCTTTCGGAATATTTCCTTTAAATGCAAAGCGTAAATCGGGCATCATATTTCCTGAATATGGTGAGGATCAAAACAGGGGTTTCTTTTTACGAAATGGCGGTTATTATTTTGGAATAAGTGACAATGTAGACCTGGCGCTAACTGCAGATATCTATTCGCTTGGATCATGGAAAGCAGTGGCCGCAAGTCGTTTCAATAAGCGGTATAAATTCAACGGCGATGTCAGGATGACTTTTGCCAATGAAAGGATCTTCAGCACCGAAATAAATGATTACACTTCCAATAAGCAATTTAACATTGCCGCGAGGTACAACCAGGATGGCAAAGCAAAGCCTAACAGCCACTTCGGCGCTACTATTAATTTCGGCACATCAGGTTTCAATAAGCTCTTTGCTTCCAACACCAACTTCAATTATCTTAACAATACATACCAGTCATCCATCTCCTATTCACAAACGATTCCTTATTCACCTTTTAATTACACGATTTCTGCAAATCATTCTCAAAGCACGCTCACCCATCTTGTGAATGTTTCATTGCCCACTGTTGCATTTAACATGAATACGATCTATCCGTTTCGCAGGCAAGGAGGTATTGGTGGAGAACGATGGTATGAGAAGATTGGATTCTCTTATAACATGAATGCGCAAAACCAGGTATCAAACGCTGATTCTTTATTCTTCACGCCGGCAACATTCAGAAATATTCAAACTGGCATGCGTCACAATATACCGGTGAGTGCACCTTTCCAGATACTTAAATTCGTAACTGTAACGCCGGCATTTAATTATTCAGAAGTATGGGCATTACAAACAACACGACAGACATGGAATCCCGATTCAAATATGATTGCATATGATACGATCCAGGGTTTTGCAACGGCACGTGACTTCAATTTTTCAGTGAGCACTTCAACAAGGGTCTATGGTATTGTAAACTTCAGAAAAGGCAAGGTGAAGGCTATTCGTCATGTAATGACACCCAGTCTTGGGTTTTCTTTTCATCCTGATTTTAGTGATCCACAATGGAATACCTTTAAAACGGTGCAATACAATACGGAAGGAAGTACGCAACGTTATTCTTTGTTCAGTGATGCCATTTATTCAGGACCAGGGCAAGGAAAATCAGGCAGCATCAATTTTTCGCTTGGAAATACATTAGAGATGAAAGTTTTTTCGAAGAAAGATACTGTGGCACAAACGAAGAAAGTAAAGCTGCTGGATGCATTAAACTTTGGAGCTTCCTACAACCTTGCAGCCGACTCACTTAATCTTTCTGTGATCTCTATTACCGGTCGCACTAAGCTCTTTGATAAATTCGATATCAATTTCGGTTCCCGTTTCGATCCTTATATCGCAGATAGTTTAGGCAGAAGGCTGAATCAATTTGAATGGGATGTGAACAACAGGTTAGCCAGGTTAACAAATGCAAACCTGAGTATTGGTACAAGTTTTCAATCTAAAAAATCTACCCAACAGGTTTTGACAGAAGAGCAACAAGATTATATTTCCCGGTCACTTAATGAATATGTAAGTTTCGATGTTCCATGGAATCTCAATCTTTCTTACAGCCTGTTTCTGCAAACAGTAAATTCAGAAACCGGCAATGATTCTCTCACCTTTAATCAAACCCTTAACATCAGTGGTGGATTAAATCTAACTGAAAAATGGAAACTCACCGCTAGTACCTCGTATGATTTTGTAAACCATCAGTTTCCAACCGCTTCACTGGGCATCTACCGGGATTTGCACTGCTGGGAAATGAGTATTCAATGGGTTCCATTCGGAATACGACCGAGTTATAGTTTTGTATTGCGAGTGAAAGCATCTGTACTGCAAGATTTAAAACTGCCTAAGCGAAGTGATTGGAATGAGTTTTAA
- a CDS encoding N-acetylmuramoyl-L-alanine amidase, which translates to MLIFATKLLQSIPFVKRTILFIVFLISCRCVPVNAQANSDYKFKTIVLDAGHGGHDTGCRGVSSYEKNVTLALVLKLGALIKKTYPGIKIIYTRQTDTFIELYERANIANRANADLFISIHCNASKSISAYGTETWLMGLHKSEGNLEVSKRENDVIMLEDNYQENYDGFDPNSPEGYIILSMNQNAHIDQSINLASKVEDEFVKDGRQTRGVKQAGFLVLWRTTMPSILIESGFLTNREEEKYLNSTTGQNQIALSVLQAIALYKSEIEGDYSQLALVQQDSKTVVEDTSGKPAPVESRDTLTGDQSQKMVADANIKQAPSPVIVYKIQIAASEKSIPLNDPRFAGIKDITNDKSDNQVNRYVVGNYTDLTASQNRLATLRKNGFKDAFVVAYKDGKRIPISELP; encoded by the coding sequence ATGCTGATTTTTGCAACAAAGCTACTACAAAGCATTCCATTTGTGAAACGTACAATTCTCTTCATAGTTTTCCTTATCTCTTGCCGGTGTGTTCCTGTAAATGCTCAAGCAAACTCCGATTACAAATTTAAAACCATTGTTCTTGACGCCGGGCATGGTGGTCACGATACGGGTTGCCGGGGCGTTTCATCATACGAGAAAAACGTAACGCTTGCACTTGTATTGAAATTGGGAGCACTGATAAAAAAAACTTATCCCGGGATCAAAATCATTTATACACGGCAGACGGATACATTCATTGAGTTATATGAACGTGCCAACATTGCCAACCGCGCCAATGCGGATTTGTTTATTTCCATTCATTGTAATGCAAGTAAATCCATTTCAGCTTACGGTACAGAAACGTGGTTGATGGGTCTGCATAAATCTGAAGGTAACCTTGAAGTCTCAAAAAGGGAGAATGATGTAATTATGCTGGAGGACAATTACCAGGAAAATTATGATGGCTTCGATCCGAATTCACCGGAAGGTTACATCATACTTTCCATGAACCAGAATGCGCATATTGACCAAAGTATAAATCTTGCCTCAAAAGTTGAAGATGAATTTGTGAAAGACGGCCGACAGACACGTGGTGTAAAACAGGCAGGATTTCTTGTTTTGTGGCGAACTACAATGCCGTCTATTTTAATTGAATCAGGATTTCTTACCAACAGGGAAGAGGAGAAGTATCTTAATTCAACAACTGGTCAGAATCAAATTGCACTTTCTGTTTTACAGGCCATTGCACTTTATAAATCTGAAATAGAAGGTGATTATAGCCAATTGGCACTGGTGCAGCAGGATAGTAAAACGGTGGTTGAAGATACCTCCGGAAAACCCGCACCGGTAGAATCACGCGATACTTTAACAGGAGATCAATCTCAGAAAATGGTGGCGGATGCAAATATCAAACAAGCTCCATCACCGGTCATAGTTTACAAAATACAAATTGCTGCCTCTGAAAAATCGATTCCATTAAACGATCCGCGCTTTGCAGGTATCAAAGATATAACGAACGATAAAAGCGATAACCAGGTGAATCGTTATGTGGTGGGTAATTATACTGATCTCACAGCGTCTCAGAATCGTCTTGCCACTTTGCGAAAAAATGGATTTAAAGATGCTTTTGTTGTTGCTTATAAGGATGGGAAACGAATACCCATCAGCGAACTGCCATAG